One genomic window of Choloepus didactylus isolate mChoDid1 chromosome 27, mChoDid1.pri, whole genome shotgun sequence includes the following:
- the ZNF835 gene encoding zinc finger protein 835 — protein sequence MERGVSDALQDPELGEPRKQEGPLKPQQEKQERCLKQEAVAGSEDPAVQGPGELGGILRTSAPSATKPQRCGGAPGKSTKLKTLSPDGEEKAADGPRKPWKCEDCGKAFSYCSAFALHQRVHTGERPFACGECGKAFSQSVHLTLHQRTHTGEKPYACDECGKAFSQGSYLVSHWRTHTGEKPHACPECGKAFTRVTHLTQHRRIHTGEKPYACGQCGKAFRNRSSLVEHQRIHTGEKPYECAACAKAFRFSSALIRHQRTHTAERPYRCGACAKAFSQVAHLAQHRRTHSGEKPYRCAECGATFSQSASLAEHRRIHTGERPYACGDCGKAFTQVSHLGQHRRTHTGERPYACAQCGKAFSNRSHLAQHHLAHSGARPYACGQCGAAFGHVSSLLEHQKLHTGERPYRCGQCGKAFSQRSALALHRRTHTGEKPYACPRCGKAFSNRAYLIQHHIVHTGEKPYECGSCGKAFSFSSALIRHQRTHAQEKARARGAAGDACARTPHPSSRREEEPGDRADPAKTAAEQPKEER from the coding sequence ATGGAAAGAGGCGTGAGTGATGCTCTCCAAGACCCAGAGTTGGGGGAACCCCGGAAACAGGAGGGTCCGTTGAAGCCCCAGCAGGAAAAGCAGGAACGCTGTTTGAAGCAAGAGGCGGTGGCCGGCAGCGAAGACCCTGCTGTCCAGGGGCCCGGTGAACTTGGCGGGATCCTGAGAACCAGTGCCCCCAGCGCCACCAAGCCCCAGAGATGCGGGGGCGCCCCAGGAAAGAGCACGAAGCTGAAGACTCTGAGCCCCGACGGGGAGGAGAAGGCGGCCGACGGCCCGAGGAAGCCGTGGAAGTGCGAGGATTGTGGGAAGGCCTTCAGCTACTGCTCGGCGTTCGCCTTACACCAGAGGGTGCACACCGGCGAGAGGCCGTTCGCGTGCGGCGAGTGCGGCAAGGCCTTCAGCCAGAGCGTGCACCTGACGCTCCACCAGCGCACGCACACGGGCGAGAAGCCGTACGCGTGTGATGAGTGCGGGAAGGCCTTCAGCCAGGGCTCCTACCTCGTGTCCCACTGGCGCACGCACACGGGCGAGAAGCCCCACGCGTGCCCCGAGTGCGGCAAGGCCTTCACGCGCGTCACGCACCTGACCCAGCACCGGCGCATCCACACGGGTGAGAAGCCGTACGCGTGCGGCCAGTGCGGGAAGGCCTTCCGCAACCGCTCGTCGCTGGTGGAGCACCAGCGCATCCACACGGGCGAGAAGCCCTACGAGTGCGCGGCCTGCGCCAAGGCCTTCCGCTTCTCCTCGGCGCTCATCCGCCACCAGCGCACGCACACGGCCGAGCGCCCCTACCGCTGCGGCGCCTGTGCCAAGGCCTTCTCCCAGGTGGCGCACCTGGCGCAGCACCGGCGCACGCACTCGGGCGAGAAGCCCTACAGGTGCGCCGAGTGCGGCGCCACCTTCAGCCAGAGCGCGTCGCTGGCCGAGCACCGGCGCATCCACACCGGCGAGAGGCCCTACGCGTGCGGGGACTGCGGCAAGGCCTTCACGCAGGTGTCGCACCTGGGCCAGCACCGGCGCACGCACACCGGCGAGCGGCCCTACGCGTGCGCGCAGTGCGGCAAGGCCTTCAGCAACCGCTCGCACCTGGCGCAGCACCACCTGGCGCACAGCGGCGCGCGGCCCTACGCCTGCGGCCAGTGCGGCGCCGCCTTCGGCCACGTGTCGTCGCTGCTCGAGCACCAGAAGCTGCACACCGGGGAGCGGCCCTACCGCTGCGGGCAGTGCGGCAAGGCCTTCAGCCAGCGCTCGGCCCTCGCGCTGCACCGGCGCACGCACACCGGCGAGAAGCCCTACGCGTGCCCGCGCTGCGGCAAGGCCTTCAGCAACCGCGCCTACCTGATCCAGCACCACATCGTCCACACCGGCGAGAAGCCCTACGAGTGCGGCAGCTGCGGCAAGGCCTTCAGCTTCTCCTCGGCCCTCATCCGCCACCAGAGGACACACGCCCAGGAGAAGGCACGGGCGCGGGGCGCGGCTGGGGACGCTTGTGCCCGGACTCCGCACCCGAGCTCCCGCAGGGAGGAGGAGCCCGGCGATAGGGCTGACCCGGCCAAAACCGCCGCTGAGCAGCCGAAGGAGGAGAGATGA
- the SMIM17 gene encoding small integral membrane protein 17 isoform X2, with the protein MQSLRPEQIRGLLEPERAKMLLPRESRAWEKPPHPTFAKDWEAVEVGAPSCDGNEKDLSSQEISLSQDWSSVEEEDESEDSQGFVEWSKAPQQTTIVLVVCVLFLFLVLTGMPMMFHI; encoded by the exons ATGCAGAGTCTCAGGCCTGAGCAGATACGGGGACTGCTGGAGCCGGAGAGGGCCAAGATGCTGCTGCCTCGGGAGAGCAGGGCCTGGGAGAAGCCGCCCCATCCCACCTTCGCCAAGGACTGGGAGGCTGTGGAGGTCGGGGCCCCCAGCTGTGACGGCAATGAAAAAG ACCTGTCTTCTCAAGAGATTTCACTTTCCCAGGACTGGAGCTCAGTGGAGGAAGAGGATGAGTCAGAGGACTCCCAG GGCTTTGTGGAGTGGTCAAAAGCTCCACAACAAACGACCATAGTCTTGGTAGTGTGCGtgctctttttgtttctggttttaacGGGGATGCCAATGATGTTTCACATATAA
- the SMIM17 gene encoding small integral membrane protein 17 isoform X1 gives MQSLRPEQIRGLLEPERAKMLLPRESRAWEKPPHPTFAKDWEAVEVGAPSCDGNEKDLSSQEISLSQDWSSVEEEDESEDSQLGISLPDKDLFRDVSSKQLLVRKKPHSFNSQIPRRDSPYALCNFIHTPSTFLHNFIHPFIHQLISLSIY, from the exons ATGCAGAGTCTCAGGCCTGAGCAGATACGGGGACTGCTGGAGCCGGAGAGGGCCAAGATGCTGCTGCCTCGGGAGAGCAGGGCCTGGGAGAAGCCGCCCCATCCCACCTTCGCCAAGGACTGGGAGGCTGTGGAGGTCGGGGCCCCCAGCTGTGACGGCAATGAAAAAG ACCTGTCTTCTCAAGAGATTTCACTTTCCCAGGACTGGAGCTCAGTGGAGGAAGAGGATGAGTCAGAGGACTCCCAG CTTGGAATTTCCCTGCCTGACAAGGATCTGTTCAGGGATGTGAGCTCCAAGCAGCTTCTGGTGAGAAAGAAGCCACATTCCTTCAATAGTCAAATACCAAGGAGAGACTCTCCATATGCTCTGTGTAACTTCATTCACACACCTTCCACCTTCCTTCATAattttatccatccattcatccaccaaCTCATCAGTCTATCCATTTACTAA